From Coffea arabica cultivar ET-39 chromosome 2e, Coffea Arabica ET-39 HiFi, whole genome shotgun sequence, the proteins below share one genomic window:
- the LOC113728693 gene encoding soluble inorganic pyrophosphatase 6, chloroplastic-like — protein MVAAGVMVSLIPGIGSTWPLTKSPFFRRSSTISLRFISENTKRLEQQGHAIRRNFNHPGYQIQEEGQVDSHDYRVFLLDNTGKKISPWHDIPLHVGNGVFNFVAEISKDSNLRMELATDELYTPLKQDKIRGRIW, from the exons ATGGTAGCTGCCGGAGTTATGGTGTCATTGATACCAGGGATCGGCTCCACTTGGCCATTAACGAAGAGCCCATTTTTCAGGCGATCGAGTACTATCAGCCTCCGCTTCATCAGCGAAAACACCAAGCGACTTGAGCAGCAGGGGCACGCCATTCGCCGTAATTTTAACCACCCTGGTTACCAGATCCAAGAAGAAGGCCAGGTTGATAGCCATGATTACAGAGTCTTCTTGCTTGATAATACTGGCAAAAAG ATTTCGCCTTGGCACGATATACCCCTACACGTTGGCAACGGCGTGTTCAATTTTGTTGCTGAAATTTCTAAAGATTCAAACTTGAGAATGGAGCTTGCCACCGATGAACTATACACCCCTCTCAAACAAGATAAAATAAGGGGTAGAATTTGGTAA
- the LOC113731581 gene encoding soluble inorganic pyrophosphatase 6, chloroplastic: MKWNYGLLPQTWEDPSSANPEVEGAFGDNDPVDVVEIGSTSAKVGEVLRVKPLATLALIDEGQLDWKIIAVSLDDPRCSLVDDVHDIEKYFPATLTAISEFFRDYKIYDGIPGNKFGLGNKPANKDYAVKVIRETNEAWTKLVTRSIPAGELSLA; this comes from the exons ATGAAGTGGAATTATGGATTGCTTCCTCAAACTTGGGAAGATCCTTCATCTGCAAATCCAGAAGTTGAGGGCGCATTTGGAGATAATGATCCTG TTGATGTTGTTGAGATTGGGAGCACCTCTGCCAAGGTTGGTGAGGTTTTGAGAGTCAAGCCACTAGCTACTCTTGCACTGATTGATGAGGGTCAACTTGATTGGAAAATAATAGCTGTTTCCCTGGATGATCCAAGATGTTCTCTCGTTGATGATGTTCATgacattgaaaaatattttccg GCCACTCTAACTGCGATCAGCGAGTTTTTTAGAGACTATAAGATCTATGATGGAATACCTGGCAACAAGTTTGGTCTAGGAAACAAGCCAGCTAACAAG GATTATGCTGTCAAGGTTATCAGGGAAACCAATGAAGCTTGGACTAAACTTGTCACAAGGTCTATCCCTGCGGGTGAGCTCTCACTTGCATAA
- the LOC113731582 gene encoding soluble inorganic pyrophosphatase 6, chloroplastic: MAATRAIVSASNNITTSLLRKAPLRGPNSLSLCFNYSNKSGLVLQKRRLFTCSAIYNPQVQIKEEGQPETLDYRVFFHDGSGKKISPWHDIPLHLGDGVFNFIVEIPKESSAKMEVATDEHFTPIKQDTKKGKLRYYPYNINWNYGLLPQTWEDPSFANTEVEGAFGDNDPIDVVEIGDNRAKIGQVLKVKPLAALAMIDEGELDWKIVAISLDDPRASLVNDVDDVEKHFPGTLTAIRDWFRDYKIPDGKPANKFGLGNKPADKEYALKVITETNESWAKLVKRSISAGELSLV; encoded by the exons atGGCGGCCACTAGAGCGATAGTGTCAGCAAGCAACAATATCACCACTTCATTATTGAGAAAAGCCCCATTGCGAGGCCCCAACAGCCTCAGCTTATGTTTCAACTACAGCAACAAGAGTGGACTTGTTTTACAAAAGAGGAGACTTTTTACCTGCAGTGCTATCTATAATCCCCAAGTTCAGATTAAAGAAGAGGGCCAGCCTGAAACTCTTGACTACAGAGTCTTTTTCCATGACGGTTCTGGCAAgaag ATTTCTCCTTGGCATGATATTCcattgcatttgggtgatgGCGTGTTCaattttattgttgaaattcCGAAAGAATCAAGTGCAAAGATGGAGGTTGCAACTGATGAACATTTTACCCCTATAAAACAAGATACGAAGAAGGGAAAACTTCGATATTATCC GTACAACATTAACTGGAATTATGGGTTGCTTCCCCAGACATGGGAAGATCCTTCATTTGCGAATACTGAAGTTGAGGGGGCATTTGGAGATAATGATCCTA TTGACGTTGTTGAGATTGGCGATAACCGTGCCAAAATTGGCCAGGTTCTGAAAGTTAAGCCTTTAGCTGCTCTGGCAATGATTGATGAGGGTGAACTTGACTGGAAAATAGTTGCAATTTCTTTAGATGACCCAAGAGCTTCACTTGTTAATGATGTTGATGATGTTGAGAAGCATTTTCCG GGCACTCTTACTGCAATCAGGGACTGGTTTAGGGACTACAAGATTCCTGATGGAAAACCTGCTAACAAGTTTGGTCTAGGGAATAAACCAGCAGATAAG GAATATGCGCTTAAGGTCATAACAGAAACCAACGAGTCCTGGGCTAAACTGGTCAAGAGATCTATCTCTGCGGGTGAGCTTTCACTAGTGTAA